The genomic region CCGGCCCACGTACCGCCCCGCCCCAGCACCCGGTTTGCCCCGCGCCCGCCCAACCCGCAGCACCCGGGGTCAAACTTGGCGGGACTCGATCTGTTGCATGAGGGCGGTGAGTTCTCGGGCGCGGCCGAGCATGGCGGGGTCGACCATCCGGCCGTCGGGCAGGACGATGACGCCGCCCTCGGCGACGCCGGCCTTCTCCACCGCGGCGAGCAACGCGGCGGCGTCGGCGAGCTGGGTCGGGCTGGGGGTGAAGCACTCGACGATCGGCGCGAGCTGGCGCGGGTGGATCGCTGTCCGGCCGACGAAGCCCAGCGCCCGGCCCTCCAGGCAGGTCCGGCGCAGACCCTCCTCGTCGTTCACGTGCGGGTAGACCGACTGCATCGGCGCACCCAGCCCGGCCGCGCGCGACGCCGATACCAGCCGGCCGCGGGCCCACGCGAGACCTTCCGGTCCGTCGACGCCGAGGGAGCTGGCGAGATCGGCTTCACCCAGCGCGACCGCGACCACCCGAGGATCCGCC from Kribbella flavida DSM 17836 harbors:
- a CDS encoding HpcH/HpaI aldolase/citrate lyase family protein, which produces MLTALYVPANRPDRFAKAVAAGPDLVVFDLEDAVPVDDKAVARGWAVAWVAARATGAFEVRVNAPGTPWIEDDLAAVAAVPSVRLRVPKVESAADVRSVLERVPGAKITALIESPLGLEHAFEIASADPRVVAVALGEADLASSLGVDGPEGLAWARGRLVSASRAAGLGAPMQSVYPHVNDEEGLRRTCLEGRALGFVGRTAIHPRQLAPIVECFTPSPTQLADAAALLAAVEKAGVAEGGVIVLPDGRMVDPAMLGRARELTALMQQIESRQV